AACGGCCTCGTAAACCCCATCCTCGTTCACTACCAGAATCGGATCGGGAAAAGCTTCCTGCACGGCAAGAAACTGCTGGAACGCCTCGTCGAGATCGGTCTTCGGGGCATTTGGAGGTACGTCCATCATCGCTTCTCCCACACCGGGCGCCCTCGCCCTTGTATCGCGCTGCTGTGCTTGACTCGCATGGCATGTCCCTCTATCACCTGAAACCTTGATCACCCCTTACTCAAGCTGTAGCCATTTCCGTAGCCCTCGTCCAGACAAAAAACAGACGCTTGCGTCAATCCCTACGGAAGAGCCGAGCCGAATTATCCGCCTTGGCCTTCCAAGGCATTCCTGCCGGGAGCGCCCTCTTCAAGCCAGTACCTGAGATAGTCGCCCCCAATCCACAACCTCCAGGACAAGACTCCCGAAACGGTGCCTCTTCATGGCTACCGGATTTCCGGCCCCGGAGTTGACCGGATACACTGCTGCTCAAAAAACAAGGCCCTCAAAGGAGACCAGTATGGCATTTTGCACTTCGCTTCACTGCATGGACGGCCGGATCCAGGCCCCTCTTTTGCAATACATCGCCCGCTGTTTCGGCTACGCTTGGGTGGACAGCATCACCATTCCCGGAGCCAACAAAGTTTTGGCCGATCAAGACCCAGCCCCCACAATCACGTCCATACTGGAACGGATCGCCATCAGCCGGTCCAAACACGGCTCCTCCCTTCTCTTTGTCTCCGGCCACGCCGATTGCGCCGCCAATCCGGTGGCCAAAGAGCCGCAACTTGAACACATCAAAGCAGCGATCACCTTTTTGGACCGGGAAGTGCCTGAAATGACGAAAATTGGTCTTTGGATCGACGACAACTGGACAGTCCACCGCCTCTCCCTCTAAGCCAGAAGCCGAGCCCGACTGCCCCTGTGTAGCGGGATCATGCAACCGCCCAAGGCCGAAGATTGCACTCGCTCCATCGGGGTTGCGGGACTGAGGTGAAAACGCGCGCTCCTAGTCTTCAGGATCTGTCATGCCTTTTTCCGAACAATTTTTGATCGCCATTGCCTTGGCAATGGACGCCTTTGCCGTGGCCATCGCTTCCGGTGTCGCCCTGCGCCGGGTCACTGCCCGGCAGACCTTCCGTCTGGCCTGGCATTTTGGCCTGTTTCAGGCCCTGATGCCCATCATCGGCTGGTTTATGGGGGTCAAAATCCGCCCCTACATCGAAGCCTTCGACCATTGGCTTGCTTTCGTCTTGCTGGCGTACCTGGGCGGCAAAATGATCCATGAAGCCTTTGAAGACGCGGAC
The sequence above is drawn from the Desulfohalobium retbaense DSM 5692 genome and encodes:
- a CDS encoding carbonic anhydrase → MAFCTSLHCMDGRIQAPLLQYIARCFGYAWVDSITIPGANKVLADQDPAPTITSILERIAISRSKHGSSLLFVSGHADCAANPVAKEPQLEHIKAAITFLDREVPEMTKIGLWIDDNWTVHRLSL